The Plasmodium gaboni strain SY75 chromosome 9, whole genome shotgun sequence DNA segment ataagTAATTTTAAGAGCAATAACATTGTGAGAAAAGGGTAATTATGTCttactatatataaatatatttatatatatatatatatatatatatatatatatatattatattgctatgtatttatattttatttatttttaagcatatatatatttttacaatttataaaagtctgttgaaaattttatttcatatcaattttttaaatatacaaaaaaaaaaaaaaaaattatttttcaaaaaaaaaatagagtatattatgattatataaataaataaaatatatatatatatatagtgACTATAAAACAATGATATAATgttacaaaaaaaaaattgagaaaatgaaaaacctatttaatattaatccacaattataatttttaataatattaaaataaaaatataagtgtacatatatatatatatatgtatatattttataatacattttttcCATTTAATGTTATAGAGctaaataagaaaaaaaaaaaaaaaaaaaaaaaaaaaaacaattatatacataattatatatatatatatatatatatttatttatttatttatttattttaatagATATTTTACTTGTGTCaataaattttattctCCTTTGCTGCTTTTCTCAATTTGTCgtaaaagaaaatatttttctgTAACTCCTTATTATACTCTTCATTTATCTCAAATTCTTTACATACTTTAATAAAATGTGTTATGCAACTTTTAATAAAAACtctaaaaaataaaattcaAACCaaatcataaatataagaacatttgtacttatttatattatatatgtattataaaaaaaaaaaaaaaaaaaaaaaaaaaaaaaaaaaaaaaactaaaTATACTTACTTTgttataaatgaaataaaaaattcattGAAATTCATGTTAGGTGATATTTCAACATAACACTTAACATAAGTTTGTTCAGAACATTTAGGACATATGAAAGCATGGATGCTCATGTCAATTTCAATACAATTATCAGTATCAAAACTGACATTATTctgaaaaaaatataaaaataaaattaaacacacatatatatatatatacatatattttcatttaaaagatatataatttttttatgttttatattttttataatacatttatttcGCTATTTCTTGGGAAATTTGTAgcatataaaaatataccCTTTGAGTATTCAAAATCTTCACATATCCATACATCCATTAATAAATAtctaataaaaaatatatatatatatatatataataatcatatttttatgtaaagaagataatattatataaccTATCCCTAATTATCCACGGCATAGCTATTTTAGTATATACCATTTTATCTATTAAACCTctttcttttaataatttacaATCAGTGATGCCAAATCTGGGTTTATAAGATgaatatgaataatatatatatatatatatatatatatatatatatatatatgtatttatttatattttttattttttattttttaactTGAATGGAAAGGAATAAAAGGGAATCCAAGATTTAAATAATGTTGTTTCAATCAATGATgctataatatatataaaatttgatggtattaataaattaacataaaaatatataactGTATTAAAATCACTTTTTTCATCACATTTATCTAAAGACATATTATGTTCATTTTGTTCTATACTATGtgattttttatttgtatataaaagattttttttatttttatttttatttttatttatttctttatattgttcttcttcataatattttttatggTCTACTTTTATAGGTTCATgttctatatttatatgtgttatattaatatcttCTACATGCAcaacttttttttttttttcttctttcaTTTCCTctttgtttatataataagaatgGCTTGAACTACTCCTCTTCAATAGAgtatattccttttttgTGACGTAATAAAAAACTTCATTATCTTCATCCTCATAAGCAAGATTAAAATGAGAAAAGTCTATATATACGTTTGATATACATTTATCACATATACTATGACTTTTTTTcgtttttttatttttttttattttttttttgtttttacttttgttttttctattattttttgagtatatatatttttttttttccttttcatCCTCACTAAATTCTTGACTTCTCATTGAATGAACACTTTCAAAACttgaaaaattattttctaaaaaTGAACTGTTTAGAATATCTATAgattttaattttatatttttaaaataatgattaattttatttaaacaacttatatatttcataaaacatattttaCCATTAACATCTATTAAATCGATAATATAATCAAAggtataatttttatagaGTCTTTTAGATATTATAgaatatttcatataattatcacAAAAGGTTTCATTGttcatattaaatattatttctgTTTTTCtgattattttatatctatataaaatttcacttataaatatatttcttaagAATAACTTTCGTTTTCTTTTACTGCaactatatttttttataaataaatcttgtaaaataaaaaaagctttctttattttcatattatttaaattatttatacatcCACAAATATCATTGTAGAAGTCAGACATGAATAGATTTTTTTCAATTGTAGaaatatcttttattaGTTTATTctttacatataaaatatcacgttttttatttataatatcttttattagtatatttatttcatctttattactgtcataatatttgtcattttttatatcattattattgGTATATTTAATCATATCTTTTAcatttacatttatatcatttttttttttttttttttttttcttccttctatctatttttttcattttattttcatacacatcaaaatttatataaatattgtttAGAGCATTTTCTATCTTTTTTTgtgttttatttttatcatccttataaatattcaatatattattataatttgtGGATGTCCTATCACGTTCGTAATAGTCTTCTTCTATGTGgatattatcatttattagTTTTTTATTTGGTGATGTATCTGAATATATATCTTCAAATAAATTCTTACTAATGGAATAACCATCTAAATTGTCCATATTATAATTGATACAATTacaataattattatcattcatattGATATCTATgttgatattattatttatatttttttcttcaacttctttttttatattttcttcttcttcttcttcttttacTTGTTTAATGTCTACATATTTATCTACACATTTGTCATTCAACATATCTTTTTCACCTATTGATGGTactaatattttaatattatgaaaaatatgtgatttttttgataacagtatattatttatattattttttatatttcttttgttatatgcaattatttgtttatttatattactttctattttattttgattcCCTAATTGTTCATTATCTTCAAATATGTTtaaaatacatttatatgattGGTTGTATTTATTCTTATGAATAGAACACTTCTCCGATTCGTGAtgttcattattatttttattttcattttctttattatatttattacttttcattttattatctcCTTTCTTGCTTATATCCTCTATATTGATAGTATTCTCTTCTATGATACTATTACAATCACTATTATTTTCTGTGCTACTATCTCCAGATTTGTTGGATATGctaaatatatctatatctacatattcttcatttttataattctCTTTTATTTTCTCCTTATCAAATCCCCTTTGTTTTTTTATCCAGCTAGATATTTTTGCCATCTATATGTGAAGATATTCAAAAGAATgaatgaataaataaaataatataatataataaaaaaaaataaaatttctATGATCTCCTCACTTTTGATTGTTGTAAGATgatcatattatattttgagacataaaaaggaaaaaaaaaaaaaaaaaaatataatgaatttataacattttatttaataagtttattttttatttatttatttaaatggtttgtattacatatatttatggATAGAAAGcatttattttgttattttttatatttcacCATGTAgttgtatttattataataagatattataaaagtatcgattatattttagaatgtttattaatatttatttctttttaacGATGTAgacatttttaataaaaaaaaaaaaaaaaaaaaataccTATATATGTGTCACATAAATATGTACATACATAAAGcacacatatattatataattttatttttattacaaCCATATGaaaatcttttttttttcctacacaaaaaaaaaaaaaaaaaaacactTATTTGGTTTTAAAgaatgataaatatatttccttttttgtatgttttgtatttatataatcatagCAACTACAAAGATATTATTCTGACGagatttaaaaataatttgttcttttaaaatatatatatatatatatatatatatatatatatttatatatatttatatcgGATTGatgtttttttttgttttattataatgatcaaaaaaatgtagccaaatttatatattcacataattttatacatttacatatttcttattacttgaaatatatatatatatatatatatatatatatttatatatatttatatttatatatatatttgcacttgtattatattttgaaaggtatgatttaaaatataatattagaCATTTCATATGTgtgtattatatatataagatttaaataaatcagcaaggaataatattatattaaacaTACATGACAATTCTCAAATAAGTTGCAGAcataagaaaaaatacatatatatataaaataaatatttttttatttttataaaatcttatatatattttatgcatgttcatttttttatatttgtaaataatCTGAACAGTACATATTTTAatcagaaaaaaaataaaaaaaaatgaattttgttcattttaTGAATTATTAGAACAAATTGatagaataaaaaattaatatgaCATATAgacaaaataaataaataaataaataaatatatatatatatatatatatattatatatgtgtgatatattttatatttattagaATGCATATTAagaagatgaaaaaaaaatatgatcCTTATACCCACAAGGaagatattaataataacatgACTAACacttatataaataaagagGAAGATAGATATTCAAATATgaataaagaaaatttattgaatgaactatataatatgaaacgttcttattttgattataatcatttttctaattatatccatttttatgaaatatatagtaatataaaatgtatagCTCAATATGAAAGGAAAAGAAAGAAAGGAGAATTgttttttatgtattatgTTAGTAGAagaagatatatattttttttaatatatttattatttttattaattaatatatttttattatttcgTTTACAAAGTTTAATCAGGTGtccttttttaaataataatatttatttgtatgAGATAAATTTCCATGtattttttactttttttattctta contains these protein-coding regions:
- a CDS encoding hypothetical protein (conserved Plasmodium protein, unknown function) encodes the protein MAKISSWIKKQRGFDKEKIKENYKNEEYVDIDIFSISNKSGDSSTENNSDCNSIIEENTINIEDISKKGDNKMKSNKYNKENENKNNNEHHESEKCSIHKNKYNQSYKCILNIFEDNEQLGNQNKIESNINKQIIAYNKRNIKNNINNILLSKKSHIFHNIKILVPSIGEKDMLNDKCVDKYVDIKQVKEEEEEENIKKEVEEKNINNNINIDINMNDNNYCNCINYNMDNLDGYSISKNLFEDIYSDTSPNKKLINDNIHIEEDYYERDRTSTNYNNILNIYKDDKNKTQKKIENALNNIYINFDVYENKMKKIDRRKKKKKKKKNDINVNVKDMIKYTNNNDIKNDKYYDSNKDEINILIKDIINKKRDILYVKNKLIKDISTIEKNLFMSDFYNDICGCINNLNNMKIKKAFFILQDLFIKKYSCSKRKRKLFLRNIFISEILYRYKIIRKTEIIFNMNNETFCDNYMKYSIISKRLYKNYTFDYIIDLIDVNGKICFMKYISCLNKINHYFKNIKLKSIDILNSSFLENNFSSFESVHSMRSQEFSEDEKEKKKYIYSKNNRKNKSKNKKKIKKNKKTKKSHSICDKCISNVYIDFSHFNLAYEDEDNEVFYYVTKKEYTLLKRSSSSHSYYINKEEMKEEKKKKVVHVEDINITHINIEHEPIKVDHKKYYEEEQYKEINKNKNKNKKNLLYTNKKSHSIEQNEHNMSLDKCDEKSDFNTVIYFYVNLLIPSNFIYIIASLIETTLFKSWIPFYSFPFKFGITDCKLLKERGLIDKMVYTKIAMPWIIRDRYLLMDVWICEDFEYSKGIFLYATNFPRNSEINNNVSFDTDNCIEIDMSIHAFICPKCSEQTYVKCYVEISPNMNFNEFFISFITKVFIKSCITHFIKVCKEFEINEEYNKELQKNIFFYDKLRKAAKENKIY